From Struthio camelus isolate bStrCam1 chromosome 21, bStrCam1.hap1, whole genome shotgun sequence, one genomic window encodes:
- the LOC138061794 gene encoding uncharacterized protein, with translation MLQQIVLNKGVALDVLGIFYVLRKHCSEVNREVIIPRFHLSPRVAQTHGLSYVNRDIPDDLEIVPLDYALLSSVTALPEKLVKECVNDIVVLFSWGVGLGEDYDLVFKGIGLLMSRNKSLTMRYSKEFLLAVDGPGIVLKSLLSNPSTQYWVLSGKDAAAFPVRPGGIRVLPTFEIKPGPGGKAKEPGPEGSKQREVTGSAPQQPDHRRKRRSPGQAKGAKEGKGQQGSRKKPLDKEDFSPLLSSMRGNLQSATEDKLGEDLARERKQEGSPAEKRLLARRRLSPVKLPGLRMDTSVAQQGLGMQRPERSELALAHSATEASFKALQEQQLIGGMPKESEKGGSPAEKRLLARRRLSPVKLPGLQEDTSIGQQGLGMQPPERCELARAHLATEAPFKALQQQQLKGGMSKESEKGGSRAEKRLLARRRLSPVKLPGLRMDTSVAQQGLGMQPPERVLPATQGRASKKDKSKTAQPGSHKAESPVCKGHRRIGQRRHRAPLEGMGKGAKA, from the exons atgctacagcagattgtgctgaacaag ggcgtggccctcgatgtgcttggcattttctatgtcctgaggaagcactgcagtgaggtgaacagggaggtgattatcccgcgctttcacctgtctccgagagttgcacagactcatgggctcagctatgtcaacagagacattcctg acgatcttgaaattgtccccctggactatgctctgctgtcatcagtgacggcccttcccgagaagctagtgaaggagtgcgtgaatgacattgtggtgctgttcagctggggcgtgggactcggagaggattacgaccttgttttcaagggcatcggtcttctgatgagccgaaacaagagcctcacaatgagatattccaaggagtttctccttgccgtggatggccctggaattgtattgaaaagtctcctctct aacccaagcacacaatattgggtgttgtcaggcaaagacgctgctgcgtttcctgtgcgtcctggggggatccgtgtgctgccaac gtttgagattaagccagggcctgggggaaaagccaaagagcctggccccgagggatccaagcagagagaag ttacagggagtgctccgcagcagcctgACCACCGCCGAAAGAGGCGTTCTCCAggccaggccaaaggggccaaggaaggaaaagggcagcagggcagcagaaagaagcctcttgacaa ggaagattttagccccctcttatccagcatgagaggaaatctgcagtcggctacagaggacaagctgggagaagacctggctagagagagaaagcaagaag ggagtcctgctgagaagcgcctccttgctcgaaggaggctttcgcccgtgaagttacctgggctcagaatggacaccagcgtggctcagcaaggcctgggcatgcaacGCCctgagag ATCTGAGCTTGCACTAGCACACTCGGCCACTGAGGcctccttcaaggctctccaggaACAACAGCTCATAGGAGGCATGccgaaggagagtgagaaaggag ggagtcctgctgagaagcgcctccttgctcgaagaaggctttcgcccgtgaagttacctggatTGCAAGAAGACACCAGTATtggtcagcaaggcctgggcatgcagccccccgagag atgtgaacttgcacgagcacacttggccactgaggcccccttcaaggctctccagcaacaacagctcaaaggaggcatgtcaaaggagagtgagaaaggag ggagtcgtgctgagaagcgcctccttgctcgaaggaggctttcgcccgtgaagttacctgggctcagaatggacaccagcgtggctcagcaaggcctgggcatgcagccccccgagag GGTGCTACCAGCAACTCAGGGGAGAGCCTCgaaaaaagataagagcaaaacagctcagccaggcagccacaaagcggaaagccctgtttgcaaagggcaTCGCAGAATAGGACAG aggagacaccgagctccactggaaggcatggggaaaggagccaaagcgtaa